ATGAAAATAGGATTATTATCATAGCTGGAGTAAGTGGAGGATTTTCTGCTATATTTGGAACTCCTCTAGCTGGAACTATATTTGGACTTGAAGTTTCAGTAATTGGAAAGATGAGTTATGAAGCATTAATTCCATGTCTTGCAGCAAGTATCCTTGGAAATAGCGTAGTTTCCTTTCTTGGAATTAAACATTCACATTATATTATTAAAGAAATACCCAATCTTAGTATAATTAGTGCCTTTAAAATAGTTTTAGCTTCTATTGTATTTGGGCTTATAAGTAGACTATTTAGTAAACTTACTCATAAGTTAAAATACATATTTTCTAAGGTATTTAAAAATATATTTATAAAAAGTTTTATTGGAGGAATATTTGTAATAGTACTAACCCTTATAATAGGTGATTATAAATATTTAGGACTTAGTCTTCCCTTAATGGAAAATGCTTTTAAAGGTCATGTACATCCTATGGACTTTTTAGGTAAGTTGGTGTTTACATCAGTAACTTTAGGATCTGGATATCAAGGTGGTGAAGTTACCCCTCTTTTTGTTATAGGGTCTACTTTAGGCAGTTCGTTGTCAGCTTTACTTAATTTATCTCCATCATTTTTAGCTTCTTTAGGGTTGATTTCAGTATTTACAGGAGCTACAAATACTCCTATTGCATCTTTTATATTGGGTATAGAAATGTTTGGTTCTAAAGGAGCTATATATATGCTTATAGCATGTTCTATAAGTTATACATTTTCAGGACATACTGGAATATATACATCACAAAGTATAGGCATTAAGAAAAGTACCTTTACATTCCTAAAGAACATACTTAATGGTTAATTAACTAGTTACAAGTTTTACATCAAGAGCATTTAAAACAGATTCTATAGGATTAAAAGTTGATTTTGTTGGACTCCCAGACATAAGCATACCTATAGCATTGATGTTTTCGTCTAGCAATATTGATCCTGAATCACCAAAATCAGACATTTTATTTGTTATTATTTGATCAAAGAAAATACACTTACCTTGTTTTTCATTAAACACAATAGTTGCACCTATTGAAGTTATATTACCTTTAGTTAATTCAGTAGTTGCTCCAACTTTTTGTACACTCATTCCTAAGGAAGGTTTAGCCATACCTTTTATACGACCAAGAAAATTTATTTTAGTAGAAATTTGAGAACGTGTAGTTATCTTAGCCATAGCACAATCTACATAATTGATACCTTCCTCACTAGAAGTGGAATATTTAATAGGAATAAATTTTGAAAGAGTTGCTATAGTATCTTCTCGATATCTTCCTCCATATACAGAACTTGGTTGAAGTATTGGATGATTTAATCTAAGAAATTCCTTTGAAGTAATAGTATGGTTACAAGTTAATATATAATAATATTTACTATCAGTTACAATACAACCAAGGGTTCCACTGTCCCAAATAAAAGCCGGACCTATATCATATCCACCAGGTACAGGACGAACTTTATTGTTTAGTTTTTGTAAATGAAATACACCAGTATTTACAATGTCAGTTGGTATTCCCCAATAATAAGAAGGCACTAAGTTGCTGGAGGATATGTTATAGCATGGAAGTTTGCTAGTTACGAATACACTTAAACATTTTTTAAAAGTATTGAATCCATTTTTAATCTTATATCCAAGACCAACACCTATTACATTAGATTTATTTAGAAAATAATTATACTTATATTTAGCAATATAAAAGATTTTTTCTTCTAATGAAAGAAAATTGCACAATGAAATCACCTTCAAAAATTAAACTTTAATAATAAAAGGAAGCTTAACTATAAGGGCTTCCTTTTAATGATTAATTAACCAGTTACAAGTTTCACACTAAGAGCATTTAGAACATTTTCTATATTATTAAAAACTGATTTTGTTGAACCTCCACCCATAAGCATACCTATAGCTTGTATATTTTTATCAAATAATATGGCTCCTGAATCACCATCTGCAGACATTTTATTTGTTACTATTTGATCAACAAAAATAAGCTTCCCTTGTGGTTCATCAAACTCCACAGTTGCACCTACTGATCTTATAGTACCATTAGTTAATTCAGTATTAGCTCCAACTTTTTGAACATTTAGTCCTAAGGATGCTTTAGCCATACCTTTTATACGACCAAGAAAATTTATTTTAGTAGAAATTTGAGAACGCTTAGTTATCTTAGCCATAGCACAATCTACATAATTAATATATTCATCAGTAGAAGTGGAATACTTAATAGGAATAAATTTTGAAATTTTAGCTATAATATCTTCAGGATAATTTCCACCATATACACAACTTGGTTGAGTTATTGGATAAGTTATAGTTACAGATTCTTGTGCAGTAAGTGTGTGGTTACAAGTTAGTGTATGATAATATTTACCATCAGTTACGATACAACCAAGGGTTCCACCTTCTACAATAAGAGCTGGACCTATATCGTATCCGCCAGGTACAGGACGAATCTTTTTGGTTAATTTTTGTAAATGAAATGCACCAGTATTTATAACATCCGTTGGTATTCCATAATAATATGAAGGAACTATATCATTGGAATATATGTCACAAAGTGGAAGTTTATTGGTTACAAATACACTTAAGCATTTTTGAAAAGTATTAAATCCATTTTTAATTTTGTATCCAAGACCAACACCTACTACATTGGACTTATTTAAAAAATAATTGTATTTATATCTAGCAATGTGGAAAATTTTTTCTTCTAGAGAAAAACAGTTATACAATAAAACCACCTTCAAAATATAATTTTCATTAGAAATTAACTAGTTATGAGTTTAACATCAAGAGCCTTTAGAACGGTTTCTATAGGATTAAAAGTTGACCTAGTTTCATTTCCAGACATAAGCAAACCTACAGCACGTACATTTCTATTAAATAATATGGCACCGGAATCACCAAAATGTCCCATTTTATTTGTCGTTATTTGATTAAGAAAAATAGATTTTCCTTGCGGTTCATTAAATAAAATAGTTGTGCCTATTGATGTTATAGTTCCATTAGTTAATTCAGAGGCTTCACCTACTTTTTGAACATAAAGTCCTAATGATGGTTTTGCTATGCCTCTTATACTGCTAAGAAAGGCTATTTCTGGAGAAACTTCAGAAGGATTTGATATTTTAGCAATAGCACAGTCTACATAATTAACACCTTGTTGAGTACTGGTTGAATATTTAAGAGGAATATATTTTGAAAGATTTGCTATAACATCTTCAGGGGATTTTCCACCATGTACACTACTTGGTTGAGTTATTGAGTAATTTAAAGGAACACTTTCTTCTAAGGTAATTGTATGATTACAAGTTAGTAGGTAACAATATTTACCGTCAGTTACTACACAACCAAGGGTTCCACCTTCTTTAATAAGGGCTGGACCTATATCGTATCCACCAGGAACAGGACGAACCCTTTTGGTTAATTTTTGTAAATGAAAGGTACCAGTATTTATAACGTCCGTTGGTATTCCATAATAATATGAAGGAACCATGTCATTGGAAGGTATGTTACAGAGTGGAAGTTTATTAGTTACAAATATACTTAAGCATTTTTGAAAAGTATTAAATCCATTTTTAATTTTATATCCAAGACCAACACCCACCACATTAGATTTATTTAAAAAGTAGTTATACTCATACCTTGCAATATGAAGAATTTTCTTTTCTAAGGAAGAACAGTTATACAATTAAATCACCTTCAAAATCTTAATGTTAACTAGTAACAATTCTAGACATTTGTTACTTTATATCCAATACAAATACCTACTACATTAGCTATTTTAGGGAAATCTCATATTCATTAGAATCAATATAAGAAATTCTATTATGATGTATAACTGTAAGGTTTACAACAGCATCAGCAAGTATTGAGATTTTTACAGTTTATATATTACCTATTTATATAATATGAATAAGCTTTAATAAGTTACAATAGTTTATATGAAATTTTTGTAATAGCATAACTAAAATTAGTGGGATTTTACTGTAAAATTAAAAATAAAATATTTAAATAAATTGATAAAAATGAAGTTTCACTATAGAAGCATTCTTTTAACCGGTTACAAGTTTTACATCAAGAGCATTCAAAATATATTCTATAGGATTAAAAGAGGAGGCTATGGGATTGGCAGACATAAGCATACCTATGGCTTTTATATTTTTATCTACTAATATGGCTCCTGAATCACCAGCTTCAGACATTCTACTTGTTATTATTTGATTAACAAAAATAGATTTACCTTGGGGAGTATCAAATTCAATAGTTGCATTTATTACTTTTATAATACCTTTAGTCAATTCAGATGTAGCTCCAACCTTTTGAACCTCTAATCCCAAAAATGGTTTAGTTATACCTTTTAGACGACCGAGAAAAGCTATTTTTGTAGAAATTTTCGAACGGGAAATTATCTTAGCTATAGCACAATCACCATAGTTAATACCCTCACTATTAGGATTTTTATAATTAATAGGAATATATTTTGAGAGAGTGGCTATAGTATCTTCAGGATCTTTTCCTCCATATAGAGCATTTGGTTGGACTATTGGATAATTCAGAGATAAAATCTGTTCTGCAGTAAGGGTATGGTTACAACTTAGTATATGATAATATTTACCATCAGTTACGATACACCCAAGAGTTCCCCCTGCTAGAATCGTAGATGGCCCTATAGAATATCCTCCAGGAACAGGACGAACCTTACTGTTTAATCTTTGTAAATGGAATCTACCAGTATTTACAACATCTGTTTGTATTCCTTTATAGTATTTAGGAATTATATCACTGGAGGATAGGTTGCAATAAGAAATTTTATTAGAGACAAATACACTTAAACATTTTTGAAAAGTATTAAATCCATTTTTAATTTTATATCCAAGACCAACACCCACTACATTTGATTTATTTAAAAAATAATTGTATTCATTGTGTGTTATATATTTTATTTTCTCATCTAGTGTTTTACAATTCATATACATCACCTAATTACATAATATTATTAATTTTTATAAAGTTTCATTTAGAATATAAACATATATATATATAAGATTAATTTTATTATATTAAATTTAACTTAATAGAAAATACAAGTCAATATAGCACATTTTTCTAATTTTTTATTGGATAAAATATATAATTGTGTATTAATGTGTTATAATATGTATATTAGGAGGTGAGAAATATGACTGAAATAAATGTAAATATTAATAAAAAAACTGAAGCATCGTATTTTGATGGTGGATTATTACAACTTGTAGGATGGACTTTATTAGGAACTTTAATAACAATATGTACATTAGGTATATGTTATCCATGGGCAGTATGTATGGTGTTTGGATGGAAAATTAATCATACAGTAATTAATGGAAGAAGATTAAGATTCAAAGGAACAGCAATAGGTTTGTTTGGAAGTTGGATTAAATGGTTTATATTAACTATTATTACATTTGGAATTTATAGTTTATGGTTAGGAATAGCTTTACAAAAATGGAAAGTTAAAAATACCGAATTCATGAATTAAACATTAATATGCTTTTTATGTTATTAAAGGATATAATTGAAAATACGGAATCATACAATACAATATAATATTTTATATTTAAGCATATAGGATAATAATTAAATATATGCAAATAAAAAGATAAAAGGAGCTATATATTGTGAAAAAATTTATTAATATTTTTATTGGGTTAAGTTTATTCATTATGTCGCTTTCAATATTTAGTTATCATATAATTATAGGAAGTGACATACCCGTTAATGTTAATTTAAATCAGGTAATTAGGTTTAGTGTTATTATTTTTATATATATAATATTACAACTTCTATATATTATTAAAAGCAATAATAACCCAATAATTATGAATTTAATTTTAATTATATTTTTAATGTTTATCTGGAGTATGGATTTTATTGAAAATTCAGCATATAAGTATCATAAATATCATACTTTAATGAGTTCCATAGGTTTTTGGTCAACTATGTTTATTTTATTTATATATATATTTACTTTTAGAAAAAAGTATTTTAGTAAGAGACGTGATTATTAATTAAAATTGAGAAGCCCAATCACCTGAAGCCTCCATAAATTGGAGGCTTCAGGTGATTGGTATTTTATCTATGTTTTCTTTCATATTTTACTATATCAGTAGCTATTTTATGAGCATTTAATCTAATATCTTGAGTATTCATAGTAAGTAAAATACCGTCTTTAACAACTACTTTTCCATTTACTATTGTCATTTTTACAAGACTTGTATTTCCACAAGTTACAAGGGCAACTAAAGGGTCATGACAACCTGCATAAGCTACATCATTAAGGTCAAATAAGACAATATCAGCAGCTTTATTTTCCTCTAGTATTCCTATATCAGAACGACCAAGGACTTCAGCTCCTCCTCTTGTTGCAAGTTTTAATATTTCATAGGCATTTAAGCCCTTTGTGCCATACTTTAAGTGATTTAATAGGTAACCTCGTCTAACCTCCTCCCACATGTTAGAGCCATCATTAGAGGCACTTCCGTCTACTGCAATACTAACGTTTACCCCAGAGTTTAATAGTTCAGTAGTGGGACAAATACCACTATTTAATTTCATATTTGAAGAAGGGCAATGGGCAACTCCTGAACCTTTTAAAACTTTCATTTCTCTTTCATTTAAATGAATAACATGGGCAAACCAAACGTCAGAGCCAATCCAATCTAAGTCCTCCATAAGCTCAACAGGACGCATTCCATACATTTCTATACAGAATTTTTCCTCATCTTTAGTTTCTGCAAGGTGTGTATGCATCATAACATTATACTTTCTTGCAAGTTCCCTTGATTTTATCATAAGTTCTCTAGTTACAGAAAAAGGTGAACAAGGAGCAAGAGCTATTCTTTGCATAGAAAATTTACTTTTATCATGATATTTTTTAATTAATCTTTCTGAGTCTTCAAGTATAACATCTTCCGCTTGTACTACAGAATCTGGTGGTAGCCCTCCATTACTTTTTCCAAGGGACATAGAACCACGGGTTGCATGAAAGCGTATACCTATTTTAGATGCAGCTTTTATTTGTTCATCAATAAGGGTACTAGGTTTATCCTTAGGAAATAAATAGTGATG
This genomic stretch from Clostridium novyi harbors:
- a CDS encoding voltage-gated chloride channel family protein, producing MNYNKKEIDTFELPFLKWSIIGSSIGIIIGVVIALFLLCLESATKFRSNNPYILFLLPIGGVLVSFLYYKYGSNSSKGNNLIIEKINEGCEDIPLRMIPLVFFGTVVTHLLGGSAGREGTGVQIGASIGENIGKLLKLNKYENRIIIIAGVSGGFSAIFGTPLAGTIFGLEVSVIGKMSYEALIPCLAASILGNSVVSFLGIKHSHYIIKEIPNLSIISAFKIVLASIVFGLISRLFSKLTHKLKYIFSKVFKNIFIKSFIGGIFVIVLTLIIGDYKYLGLSLPLMENAFKGHVHPMDFLGKLVFTSVTLGSGYQGGEVTPLFVIGSTLGSSLSALLNLSPSFLASLGLISVFTGATNTPIASFILGIEMFGSKGAIYMLIACSISYTFSGHTGIYTSQSIGIKKSTFTFLKNILNG
- a CDS encoding serine protease, with translation MYNCFSLEEKIFHIARYKYNYFLNKSNVVGVGLGYKIKNGFNTFQKCLSVFVTNKLPLCDIYSNDIVPSYYYGIPTDVINTGAFHLQKLTKKIRPVPGGYDIGPALIVEGGTLGCIVTDGKYYHTLTCNHTLTAQESVTITYPITQPSCVYGGNYPEDIIAKISKFIPIKYSTSTDEYINYVDCAMAKITKRSQISTKINFLGRIKGMAKASLGLNVQKVGANTELTNGTIRSVGATVEFDEPQGKLIFVDQIVTNKMSADGDSGAILFDKNIQAIGMLMGGGSTKSVFNNIENVLNALSVKLVTG
- a CDS encoding serine protease; translated protein: MNCKTLDEKIKYITHNEYNYFLNKSNVVGVGLGYKIKNGFNTFQKCLSVFVSNKISYCNLSSSDIIPKYYKGIQTDVVNTGRFHLQRLNSKVRPVPGGYSIGPSTILAGGTLGCIVTDGKYYHILSCNHTLTAEQILSLNYPIVQPNALYGGKDPEDTIATLSKYIPINYKNPNSEGINYGDCAIAKIISRSKISTKIAFLGRLKGITKPFLGLEVQKVGATSELTKGIIKVINATIEFDTPQGKSIFVNQIITSRMSEAGDSGAILVDKNIKAIGMLMSANPIASSFNPIEYILNALDVKLVTG
- a CDS encoding membrane protein, producing MTEINVNINKKTEASYFDGGLLQLVGWTLLGTLITICTLGICYPWAVCMVFGWKINHTVINGRRLRFKGTAIGLFGSWIKWFILTIITFGIYSLWLGIALQKWKVKNTEFMN
- a CDS encoding serine protease, whose product is MCNFLSLEEKIFYIAKYKYNYFLNKSNVIGVGLGYKIKNGFNTFKKCLSVFVTSKLPCYNISSSNLVPSYYWGIPTDIVNTGVFHLQKLNNKVRPVPGGYDIGPAFIWDSGTLGCIVTDSKYYYILTCNHTITSKEFLRLNHPILQPSSVYGGRYREDTIATLSKFIPIKYSTSSEEGINYVDCAMAKITTRSQISTKINFLGRIKGMAKPSLGMSVQKVGATTELTKGNITSIGATIVFNEKQGKCIFFDQIITNKMSDFGDSGSILLDENINAIGMLMSGSPTKSTFNPIESVLNALDVKLVTS
- a CDS encoding 8-oxoguanine deaminase, giving the protein MALLLKNLSKVVTFNDKNEILNNVDILIKNNEIVSIGKNISVGEKEEIIDCSNLIALPGFVNTHHHLFQTLFRGIEEVQEKPLFPWLVGLYEFWKHLTPEAVYYGALVGFSELLRTGCTTTMDHHYLFPKDKPSTLIDEQIKAASKIGIRFHATRGSMSLGKSNGGLPPDSVVQAEDVILEDSERLIKKYHDKSKFSMQRIALAPCSPFSVTRELMIKSRELARKYNVMMHTHLAETKDEEKFCIEMYGMRPVELMEDLDWIGSDVWFAHVIHLNEREMKVLKGSGVAHCPSSNMKLNSGICPTTELLNSGVNVSIAVDGSASNDGSNMWEEVRRGYLLNHLKYGTKGLNAYEILKLATRGGAEVLGRSDIGILEENKAADIVLFDLNDVAYAGCHDPLVALVTCGNTSLVKMTIVNGKVVVKDGILLTMNTQDIRLNAHKIATDIVKYERKHR
- a CDS encoding serine protease yields the protein MYNCSSLEKKILHIARYEYNYFLNKSNVVGVGLGYKIKNGFNTFQKCLSIFVTNKLPLCNIPSNDMVPSYYYGIPTDVINTGTFHLQKLTKRVRPVPGGYDIGPALIKEGGTLGCVVTDGKYCYLLTCNHTITLEESVPLNYSITQPSSVHGGKSPEDVIANLSKYIPLKYSTSTQQGVNYVDCAIAKISNPSEVSPEIAFLSSIRGIAKPSLGLYVQKVGEASELTNGTITSIGTTILFNEPQGKSIFLNQITTNKMGHFGDSGAILFNRNVRAVGLLMSGNETRSTFNPIETVLKALDVKLITS